A single genomic interval of Astyanax mexicanus isolate ESR-SI-001 chromosome 4, AstMex3_surface, whole genome shotgun sequence harbors:
- the LOC125801307 gene encoding zinc finger protein 585A-like — protein sequence MKPSPDMEKHQHSVKSFTQQSDLKKHQCIHTGEKPYHCSDCGKIFTTQSDLKQHQRIHTGEKPYHCSDCRKSFITQSKLKIHQRIHTGEKPYHCSDCGKSFTIQSNLKNHQRIHTGEKPYYCSDCGNSFTQQSNLKMHQRIHTGEKPYHCSDCGKSFTEQSALKIHQRIHTGEKPHHCSDCGKSFNQQSYLQQNQRIHTGEKPHHCSDCGKSFTKQSHLKLHQRIHTGEKPYHCSDCGKSFNQQSTLKIHQRIHTGEKPYYCSDCGKSFNQLETVKRHQRIHTGEKPHHCSDCGKSFNQQCNLKSHQRIHTGEKPYHCSDCGKSFTKQSHLKKHQRIHTGEKNFPNLSHGN from the coding sequence atgaagccaagtcccgacatggagaaacatcagcactctgtcaagagttttactcaacagagtgatctcaaaaaacaccagtgcattcacacaggagagaaaccatatcactgctcagactgtgggaagatttttactacccagagtgatctcaaacaacatcagcgcattcacacaggagagaaaccgtatcactgctcagactgtaggaagagttttattacacagagtaaacttaaaatacaccagcgcattcacacaggagagaaaccgtatcactgctcagactgtgggaagagttttactatacagagtaatctcaaaaatcaccagcgcattcacacaggagagaaaccgtattactgctcagactgtgggaacagttttactcaacagagtaatctcaaaatgcatcagcgcattcacacaggagagaaaccgtatcactgctcagactgtgggaagagttttactgaacagagtgctctcaaaatacaccagcgcattcacacaggagagaaaccgcatcactgctcagactgtgggaagagttttaatcaacagagttaTCTCCAACAaaaccagcgcattcacacaggagagaaaccgcatcactgctcggactgtgggaagagttttactaaacagagtcatctcaaactgcatcagcgcattcacacaggagagaaaccgtatcactgctcagactgtgggaagagttttaatcaacagagtactctcaaaatacatcagcgcattcacacaggagagaaaccttattactgctcagactgtgggaagagttttaatcaactggagactgtcaaacggcatcagcgcattcacacaggagagaaaccgcatcactgctcagactgtgggaagagttttaatcaacagtgtaatctcaaaagtcaccagcgcattcacacaggagagaaaccgtatcactgctcagactgtgggaagagttttactaaacagagtcatctcaaaaaacatcagcgcattcacacaggagagaaaaatttcccaaatttgtcccatggcaattaa